The Bernardetia litoralis DSM 6794 genome includes a window with the following:
- a CDS encoding DNA-3-methyladenine glycosylase family protein → MLQKAKKHLSKDPLFIPVLESVEINTFKDLEDEGIKSEVNIMTSLIKAIVSQQLSVKAADTIYKRFLGLFDGVSPNATVLLETDIETLKSVGLSKQKITYIREVALFAQKNDISIEFINQKSNEEVIEYLTQIKGVGRWTVEMLLMFTLWRPDVFPVADLGIQQAIQKLLKTEEKGKELIKRMIIYSEKWKPYRTFAAMYLWKWKDNSNSK, encoded by the coding sequence ATGCTCCAAAAAGCCAAAAAACACCTATCAAAAGACCCTCTCTTTATTCCTGTATTAGAAAGTGTAGAAATCAATACATTCAAAGATTTGGAAGATGAAGGAATTAAGAGTGAAGTAAATATCATGACTTCTCTTATTAAAGCGATTGTTTCCCAACAGCTTTCTGTAAAAGCAGCCGATACTATATATAAACGATTTCTAGGTTTATTTGATGGAGTTTCTCCAAATGCCACTGTTTTATTAGAAACTGATATTGAAACCTTAAAATCTGTAGGATTATCAAAACAGAAAATAACATATATAAGAGAAGTAGCCTTATTTGCTCAAAAAAACGATATTTCAATAGAATTTATCAATCAGAAAAGCAATGAAGAGGTAATAGAATACTTGACACAGATAAAAGGAGTAGGAAGATGGACAGTAGAGATGTTATTAATGTTTACACTTTGGCGACCAGATGTTTTTCCTGTTGCTGATTTAGGAATCCAACAAGCCATCCAAAAACTCCTCAAAACAGAAGAAAAAGGAAAGGAATTGATAAAACGAATGATTATTTACTCTGAAAAATGGAAACCTTATCGAACTTTTGCTGCGATGTATCTATGGAAATGGAAGGATAACAGTAATTCTAAATAA
- a CDS encoding alpha-ketoglutarate-dependent dioxygenase AlkB family protein: MNLFDNSVPLNFSLPKEIVNSYYFDKELNGFIISIQNGHLFYSPNFFSVEIGNRFMNYLLASNTHEWNNENWRETNPSGVSWTNIDWKHDKIKMFGKTVLLPRFSAWYGDKDSSYTYSGLNLQPNEWNKGLLYIKDKVEEVAQAKFNSVLLNWYRDGQDYISWHTDSEKDLGINPVIASANFGVTRRFVLRRIDDHSIKFEIPLPHGSLLIMKEDLQHFWQHQVPKESKVKGTRINLTFRKIIN; this comes from the coding sequence ATGAATCTATTTGATAATTCTGTACCATTAAATTTTTCACTTCCTAAAGAAATAGTGAATTCTTATTATTTTGATAAGGAGTTAAATGGTTTTATAATCTCTATACAAAATGGACACTTGTTTTATAGTCCAAACTTTTTTTCTGTAGAAATAGGAAATAGATTTATGAATTATTTGTTAGCTAGTAATACACATGAGTGGAATAATGAGAATTGGAGAGAAACTAATCCATCAGGAGTTTCTTGGACAAATATAGATTGGAAACATGACAAAATTAAAATGTTTGGAAAAACTGTCTTATTACCACGTTTTTCTGCTTGGTACGGAGATAAAGATAGTTCTTATACTTATTCAGGATTGAATTTACAACCCAATGAATGGAATAAGGGTTTATTATATATTAAGGATAAAGTTGAAGAAGTTGCACAAGCTAAATTCAATAGTGTACTACTAAACTGGTACAGAGATGGACAAGATTATATTTCATGGCATACCGATTCTGAAAAAGATTTGGGTATTAATCCTGTAATTGCTTCTGCAAATTTTGGAGTAACAAGACGATTTGTTCTTCGTAGGATTGACGACCATAGTATTAAATTTGAAATTCCTTTACCACATGGTTCATTATTAATAATGAAAGAAGATTTACAACATTTTTGGCAACATCAAGTACCAAAAGAGAGTAAAGTCAAAGGAACAAGAATTAATCTTACTTTCAGAAAAATAATAAATTAG
- a CDS encoding transposase produces the protein MSKQEAEKGNYQALSELTIADKSTVTVYLKGVDFPLTLVKQVFKNKDESEGILYLVSSKEELDFEQITTLYKKRWKVEEHHKSIKSNLNYSKSPAYKPKTQQNHCVMCLVAFFEWECICKKLKTNHFELKYKIYINALKMAFQQIEQMKQKLKVA, from the coding sequence TTGTCAAAACAGGAAGCTGAAAAAGGAAATTATCAAGCTCTATCTGAACTGACTATTGCAGATAAATCTACTGTAACGGTTTACTTAAAAGGAGTGGATTTTCCTCTCACTTTAGTAAAACAAGTCTTTAAAAACAAAGATGAAAGTGAAGGTATTTTATATTTAGTGTCTAGTAAAGAAGAGCTTGATTTTGAACAAATTACTACACTCTACAAAAAACGGTGGAAAGTAGAAGAGCATCATAAGTCTATAAAATCAAATCTAAATTACAGTAAATCTCCTGCTTATAAACCTAAAACTCAACAGAATCATTGTGTCATGTGTTTAGTCGCTTTTTTTGAATGGGAATGTATTTGCAAAAAATTAAAGACAAATCATTTTGAGCTTAAATATAAAATATACATAAATGCATTAAAAATGGCATTTCAACAAATAGAACAAATGAAACAAAAATTGAAAGTTGCGTAA
- a CDS encoding valine--tRNA ligase, with the protein MNELSNTYQPTEIEDKWYNYWLENKFFEAHVPKENEPKKESYTVVIPPPNVTGVLHMGHMLNNTIQDILVRRARMQGFEALWIPGTDHASIATEAKVVRLLREQGIKKSDLTREEFLNHAYQWKDKYGGIILEQLKKLGASCDWTRTGFTMDQNYYKAVIRVFVDMYKKGYIYRSNRMVNWDCEAQTTISNEEIIYKEEGEKAFLYHTKYELEEGGTIIIATQRPETIMGDAAIAVNPTDERFKHLIGKNAVVPFIGRKIPIIGDEYVEIDFGTGMLKVTPAHDPNDYEIGQRHNLTIIDTINDDGTLNENCEMPEMVGKDRFLVRKLITKKLEEAGLLVEKEEVISRIGRSERTGSVVEPKLSLQWFIKMKDISETALEVVEKDEIVLHPAKFKNTYRHWMENVRDWCISRQLWWGHQIPAYFYGEGDDDFVVAETKEEALQLIKEKTGKEVTANDIRQDDDVLDTWASSWLWPIAVFDGFNDECFDKETGKIDLSKNKELDFFYPTQVLVTAPEILFFWVARMIIAGYEYTGKRPFKDVYLTGIVRDEQGRKMSKSLGNSPDPLDLIKKYGADGVRVGMLFSSPAGNDLPFDEKLCVQGSKFSNKIWNALRLLLSLEKTNDAIPEGNQVAIDWFEAKLNQSLSEIENNYKEYRISDALLGIYKLIWDEFCSNYLEMIKPVYGLPIDKGTYDKTIEFFETLMKILHPFMPFITEEIWHITKEREEKEAIVVAEYPKVKEFDTAILSKTEQIFEINSQIKKVRNAKSIPPKEKLDLFVKTSDASFYDEYISLIQKLAGVNKITFTDKKPNPAMSFVVKGDEFSVPIQINVEEERKNLEKEINRAKGFLVGVDKKLSNERFVNNAKPEIIEKERQKKADAEAKIKALEEALINLV; encoded by the coding sequence ATGAACGAACTTAGCAACACCTACCAACCCACCGAAATAGAAGACAAGTGGTACAACTATTGGCTTGAAAATAAATTTTTTGAAGCACATGTTCCAAAAGAAAACGAGCCTAAAAAAGAATCTTATACTGTTGTAATTCCTCCACCAAATGTTACGGGTGTCCTGCATATGGGACACATGCTCAACAATACCATTCAAGATATTTTGGTACGTCGTGCCAGAATGCAAGGTTTTGAAGCTCTTTGGATTCCAGGAACTGACCACGCATCTATTGCTACAGAAGCTAAAGTAGTTCGTTTGCTTCGTGAACAAGGAATCAAAAAATCTGACCTTACAAGAGAGGAGTTTTTGAATCATGCTTATCAATGGAAAGATAAATATGGTGGGATAATATTAGAACAACTCAAAAAACTAGGTGCTAGTTGTGATTGGACTCGCACAGGTTTTACGATGGATCAAAATTACTACAAAGCCGTTATTCGTGTTTTTGTAGATATGTACAAAAAAGGCTACATTTATCGTAGCAACAGAATGGTAAACTGGGATTGTGAAGCACAAACAACCATCTCAAATGAAGAAATAATTTATAAGGAAGAAGGCGAAAAAGCATTCTTGTATCATACAAAATATGAATTAGAAGAAGGAGGAACAATAATAATTGCAACGCAAAGACCTGAAACAATCATGGGAGATGCTGCCATTGCTGTAAATCCAACCGATGAGCGTTTCAAACATTTGATAGGTAAAAATGCAGTTGTGCCTTTTATTGGTCGCAAAATTCCAATTATTGGAGATGAATATGTGGAAATAGATTTTGGAACTGGAATGTTGAAAGTTACACCAGCACACGACCCAAATGATTACGAAATTGGACAAAGACATAATTTGACAATTATTGATACAATCAATGATGATGGAACATTAAACGAAAATTGTGAAATGCCTGAAATGGTAGGCAAAGACCGTTTCTTGGTTCGTAAATTAATTACTAAAAAATTAGAAGAAGCTGGTCTTTTAGTAGAAAAAGAAGAAGTTATTTCAAGAATTGGTCGTTCGGAACGTACAGGAAGCGTTGTTGAGCCAAAATTATCATTGCAATGGTTTATCAAAATGAAAGATATTTCTGAAACAGCTTTAGAGGTTGTTGAGAAAGATGAAATTGTTTTGCACCCTGCAAAATTCAAAAATACATACCGTCATTGGATGGAAAATGTAAGAGATTGGTGTATTTCTCGCCAGCTTTGGTGGGGGCATCAAATTCCTGCTTATTTTTATGGAGAGGGAGATGATGATTTTGTTGTTGCCGAAACCAAAGAAGAAGCTCTTCAATTAATAAAAGAAAAAACAGGAAAAGAAGTTACAGCAAACGATATTCGTCAAGATGATGATGTTTTGGATACGTGGGCTTCTTCGTGGCTTTGGCCTATTGCTGTTTTTGATGGATTTAATGATGAATGTTTTGATAAAGAAACAGGCAAAATTGATTTATCCAAAAATAAAGAATTAGACTTTTTCTATCCTACACAAGTTTTGGTTACTGCTCCTGAAATTTTATTCTTTTGGGTAGCCAGAATGATAATTGCAGGTTATGAATACACTGGCAAACGACCATTCAAAGACGTTTATCTGACAGGAATTGTGAGAGATGAGCAAGGCAGAAAAATGTCTAAATCATTAGGAAACTCTCCTGACCCTTTAGATTTAATTAAAAAATATGGTGCTGATGGTGTTCGTGTAGGAATGCTTTTTTCTTCGCCAGCAGGAAATGATTTGCCTTTTGATGAAAAATTGTGTGTACAAGGAAGTAAATTTTCTAACAAGATTTGGAATGCTTTGCGTCTTTTATTATCACTTGAAAAAACAAATGATGCAATTCCAGAAGGCAACCAAGTAGCTATAGACTGGTTTGAAGCAAAACTAAATCAATCACTTAGCGAGATAGAAAATAATTATAAAGAATATCGTATTTCTGATGCACTTTTAGGAATTTATAAATTAATTTGGGATGAGTTTTGTTCCAATTATTTAGAAATGATAAAACCTGTTTATGGTTTGCCAATAGATAAAGGAACATATGATAAAACCATTGAGTTCTTTGAAACTTTAATGAAAATTTTGCATCCTTTTATGCCTTTTATCACAGAAGAAATTTGGCACATTACAAAGGAAAGAGAAGAAAAAGAAGCGATTGTAGTTGCAGAATATCCAAAAGTAAAAGAATTTGATACTGCTATTTTAAGCAAAACAGAACAGATTTTTGAGATAAACTCACAAATCAAAAAGGTTCGAAACGCTAAAAGTATTCCTCCAAAAGAAAAACTAGATTTGTTTGTAAAAACTTCTGATGCTTCTTTCTATGATGAATATATTTCTTTGATTCAGAAATTAGCAGGAGTTAATAAAATTACTTTTACAGACAAAAAACCAAATCCAGCAATGAGTTTTGTAGTAAAAGGAGATGAATTTTCTGTTCCAATTCAGATTAATGTAGAAGAAGAACGCAAAAATTTAGAAAAAGAAATCAATCGTGCAAAAGGTTTCTTAGTTGGTGTTGATAAAAAACTTTCAAATGAACGTTTTGTAAATAATGCAAAACCAGAAATTATTGAAAAAGAACGCCAAAAGAAAGCAGACGCAGAAGCCAAAATTAAGGCTTTGGAAGAGGCTTTGATAAATTTAGTTTAA
- a CDS encoding amidohydrolase family protein has protein sequence MPQDTPNTANPNKKKIFTPESNLFTIDIHTHILPERLPNLRDRYGYGGFIHLDHHKPCCARMMMDDRFFREVEDNCWSAERRMQDCNHQHVDVQVLSTVPVMFGYWAKPEHTWDLSKMLNEHIAGIVKDYPDRFVGLGTLPMQAPDLAIKELERCVNDLGLAGVEIGSHIMDWNLDAPELFPIFEAAAELGAAIFVHPWDMMGTSKMPKYWLPWLVGMPAETSLAICSMIFGGIFEKLPNLKVAFAHGGGSFPATIGRIQHGFDVRPDLCAIDNPIAPKDYLGKFYLDSLVHSPEMLDYVVKLIGADKVCLGTDYPFPLGELQPGKLIHSMNYDDKQKEQLLSGSALDWLGLKKSDFAFMQSWDVVK, from the coding sequence ATGCCACAAGATACACCAAATACAGCAAATCCAAATAAAAAGAAAATATTTACACCTGAATCAAATCTTTTTACGATAGATATTCATACACATATTCTGCCCGAACGTTTACCAAATCTGCGTGACCGTTATGGTTATGGTGGTTTTATTCATTTGGATCATCACAAACCGTGTTGCGCTCGTATGATGATGGATGATCGTTTTTTTCGTGAAGTAGAGGATAATTGTTGGTCAGCAGAGCGCAGAATGCAAGATTGTAATCATCAACATGTTGATGTACAAGTGCTTTCGACTGTTCCTGTGATGTTTGGATATTGGGCAAAACCAGAGCATACATGGGATTTATCCAAAATGCTCAACGAACATATTGCAGGAATTGTAAAAGATTATCCTGACCGTTTTGTTGGTTTGGGAACTTTGCCAATGCAAGCTCCTGATTTGGCTATCAAAGAATTAGAAAGATGTGTAAATGATTTGGGTTTGGCTGGTGTAGAAATTGGTTCGCATATTATGGATTGGAATTTAGATGCTCCTGAGCTTTTTCCAATTTTTGAGGCAGCAGCAGAGCTTGGCGCAGCTATTTTTGTTCATCCTTGGGATATGATGGGAACAAGCAAAATGCCTAAATATTGGCTTCCTTGGCTCGTCGGAATGCCAGCAGAAACAAGCTTGGCTATTTGTTCGATGATTTTTGGAGGAATTTTTGAAAAACTACCAAATCTAAAAGTTGCTTTTGCTCATGGTGGAGGTTCTTTTCCTGCAACGATTGGACGCATTCAGCATGGTTTTGATGTTCGTCCAGATTTGTGTGCTATTGATAATCCAATTGCACCAAAAGATTATTTAGGGAAATTTTATTTAGATTCTTTGGTTCATAGTCCTGAAATGCTGGATTATGTAGTCAAGTTAATTGGTGCAGATAAAGTTTGTTTGGGTACAGATTATCCTTTTCCATTGGGAGAGCTTCAACCTGGAAAACTTATTCATTCAATGAATTATGATGACAAACAGAAAGAACAATTATTGAGTGGTTCGGCTTTGGATTGGCTGGGACTTAAAAAATCAGATTTCGCTTTTATGCAGTCTTGGGATGTGGTAAAATAA
- a CDS encoding caspase family protein, translating to MRLIDAAKTQAVLIGISSYPADESLHDLAAAKTNVDKLEKVLASPTVGINKENITTLHNAAQPQEILRVIKTAAQNAQKSLVIYYSGHGILDDDFNLYLSTSESKVEDIFFTGVSIDAINRVIQKERLLVVLVLDACFSEKAFEQFRKTNFYVLASSKKNTPSKYPPAEEYSVFTNEFITILEKGINIRKTELALRDIYLQLEKNLTSEGFPQPRQVNTNLVQELIFAKNNSNIVVHSTQLNRNIILPVFYAVAKYRNLQIGTVVEDDGLEIENPFADDELSSYFEEEEGDTDYSENLQLTQRANQIVRYFPLFIAEELKRLFAPSPSEQERNLGRINQILRTYFATMRYITYLLLAELWDEKFKNQTSISRAFSSLFKEIDNPTPSIYLPLIEEILELFLQNNRTPYISELSQWKRELQEEKFKTAYYSLESLYQNWRTQAATWNEEKIEENCQEAENNLTLILEQLAFLTTYELISIRSIRVIKLKNSEANFVHSLNHLFADTNQSGQIKKEPLSFYTDSHSVCITKQTNLQEKILNLSPLFFDKNTYTNNIPSIYFYERKDSVTGGYLYRPTFSRDVAAEPLASTSGDIRLLELFEAFKKSLS from the coding sequence ATGAGGTTAATAGACGCAGCAAAAACACAAGCCGTTTTGATAGGCATCAGTAGTTATCCTGCTGATGAGTCATTGCACGACCTTGCTGCTGCTAAAACAAATGTCGACAAACTTGAAAAAGTACTGGCTTCGCCTACTGTTGGAATAAATAAAGAAAATATTACAACGCTTCATAATGCAGCCCAACCACAAGAAATTTTGAGAGTAATCAAAACAGCAGCTCAAAATGCTCAAAAAAGTTTAGTAATTTATTATTCTGGACACGGAATTTTAGATGATGATTTCAATCTTTATTTGAGTACAAGTGAGAGTAAAGTAGAAGATATTTTTTTTACTGGTGTTTCGATAGATGCTATAAATCGTGTTATTCAAAAAGAAAGATTGCTAGTTGTTTTGGTTTTGGATGCTTGTTTTAGTGAAAAGGCTTTTGAACAATTTCGTAAGACAAATTTTTATGTATTAGCTTCTTCTAAGAAAAATACACCTTCAAAATATCCTCCAGCAGAAGAATATTCAGTCTTTACAAATGAGTTTATTACTATCTTAGAAAAGGGAATTAATATTCGCAAAACAGAGCTTGCACTGCGTGATATTTATCTTCAATTAGAAAAAAATCTAACTTCAGAAGGTTTTCCACAGCCTCGCCAAGTGAATACAAATTTGGTTCAAGAATTAATTTTCGCCAAAAATAATTCGAATATAGTTGTGCATTCCACTCAACTCAATCGAAATATTATTTTGCCCGTTTTTTATGCTGTTGCCAAATACAGAAATCTGCAAATCGGAACAGTAGTAGAAGATGATGGTTTGGAAATTGAAAATCCATTTGCTGATGATGAGCTAAGTTCTTATTTTGAAGAAGAGGAAGGAGATACAGATTATAGCGAAAACCTCCAACTTACACAGCGAGCAAATCAAATTGTACGTTATTTTCCTTTATTTATTGCTGAAGAACTCAAACGACTTTTTGCGCCTTCTCCTTCTGAACAAGAGCGAAATTTAGGTAGAATTAATCAAATTCTGCGTACTTATTTTGCTACAATGCGCTATATAACTTACCTTCTTTTGGCAGAGCTTTGGGATGAGAAATTTAAAAATCAAACTTCAATTTCCAGAGCTTTTAGTTCTCTTTTTAAGGAAATAGATAATCCGACACCTTCTATTTATTTGCCATTGATAGAGGAGATTTTAGAATTATTTTTACAAAATAATAGAACGCCTTATATTTCTGAACTTAGCCAATGGAAAAGAGAATTACAAGAAGAAAAATTTAAAACAGCTTATTATTCTTTAGAAAGTTTGTATCAAAATTGGCGTACACAAGCAGCAACTTGGAATGAGGAAAAAATAGAAGAGAATTGTCAAGAAGCAGAAAATAATTTAACTCTTATTTTAGAACAATTAGCCTTTTTGACTACTTATGAACTGATTTCTATCAGAAGTATTCGTGTTATTAAACTTAAAAATAGTGAAGCTAATTTTGTTCATTCTCTGAACCATCTGTTTGCTGACACCAATCAATCTGGACAAATCAAAAAAGAACCTCTAAGTTTTTATACCGATAGTCATTCGGTTTGCATCACAAAACAAACCAATTTACAAGAAAAAATACTAAACCTTTCGCCATTGTTTTTTGATAAAAATACTTATACTAATAATATTCCAAGTATTTATTTTTATGAACGAAAAGATAGTGTTACAGGAGGTTATTTATATCGTCCAACTTTTTCAAGAGATGTTGCAGCCGAGCCATTAGCTTCTACAAGTGGAGATATTCGTCTTTTAGAACTTTTTGAAGCCTTTAAAAAAAGTTTGTCGTAA
- a CDS encoding effector-associated constant component EACC1, translating into MNTLKIHVLADEESSKEAKNLKNWLENDEDLDYQKIKQERAELKEDEAGGVMEATLAVVLGAPAVVQLVKALQTWFTQKEQTKRGEEITVEFEKSDGTKFKVNAKQLNDQSAELIRELASLSK; encoded by the coding sequence ATGAATACTCTAAAAATACACGTTTTAGCAGACGAAGAAAGTAGCAAAGAAGCTAAAAATTTGAAAAATTGGTTAGAAAATGATGAAGATTTAGATTATCAAAAAATAAAGCAAGAGAGAGCTGAGTTGAAAGAAGATGAAGCTGGAGGTGTAATGGAAGCTACTTTAGCTGTTGTTTTGGGTGCGCCTGCTGTTGTTCAGCTTGTAAAAGCTCTTCAAACATGGTTTACTCAAAAAGAACAAACAAAAAGAGGAGAAGAAATAACAGTGGAGTTTGAAAAATCTGATGGAACAAAATTTAAGGTTAATGCCAAACAACTTAATGACCAATCAGCAGAGCTTATCAGAGAATTAGCTTCCCTTTCAAAATAA
- a CDS encoding peroxiredoxin family protein, whose product MRLKTGQSAPLFSLTDIYDREIDLSSYKNKNKKILISFFRNVACPFCNFRVHQLTKKNEKWKDKLEMIFFLESKKDVILRSIFHQEVSPIPIISDENKVMYQKYGIEKSAFKMFGTFISSKNRTTFNTAKKMGLDIDSGEKPVLTIPADFLLDENLNIIEAYYGSNTADNLPFERIEEAIFGKK is encoded by the coding sequence ATGCGTTTAAAAACTGGTCAGTCTGCCCCTTTATTTTCTTTAACAGATATTTATGATAGAGAAATTGATTTATCTTCTTATAAGAATAAAAATAAAAAAATTCTTATTTCTTTTTTTAGAAATGTCGCTTGTCCATTTTGTAATTTCAGAGTTCATCAACTTACTAAAAAAAATGAAAAATGGAAAGATAAATTAGAAATGATTTTTTTCTTAGAATCTAAAAAAGATGTTATTTTGCGTAGTATTTTTCATCAAGAAGTTTCTCCTATTCCTATTATTAGTGATGAGAATAAAGTTATGTATCAAAAATATGGTATAGAAAAATCGGCATTTAAAATGTTTGGAACCTTTATTTCGTCAAAGAATAGAACAACATTTAATACAGCTAAAAAAATGGGTTTGGATATAGATTCTGGTGAAAAACCAGTGCTTACCATTCCTGCAGATTTTTTATTAGATGAAAATTTGAATATTATAGAAGCCTATTATGGAAGTAATACAGCCGACAATTTGCCATTTGAAAGAATAGAAGAAGCTATTTTTGGTAAGAAATAA